Sequence from the Amycolatopsis sp. NBC_00345 genome:
GATCAGCCACGAGTCTTCCCACCGGCACCATGGGCACACCGTCGTCAGGCTCGGCCGCCGGTTCCGGGAGCCCGGCCGCCTGCACGGCGGGAACATCGTCGAACGCCGTGTGCTCCCGCCGCGGCGTCTCCGGCAGGACCGTCGAGAACAGCTCGGTACCGGCGGACGGTTGCCTCGCCGCGAGCCAGTCGTACAGGCCGGGCCTCTTCTCCTCCAGCATCACCCGTAACGCGGAGAAGACCCGTAGGTCAGGCTCCGTCAGGGGCACTGACAGGCCACCGGCGTCGCTGAGCTGCTTGAGGTGCTCCTGAGTGGCCGCCCCCCGTGACCACGGGACGTTGCGGACGAGCACCAGCTTGCGATGCGGCAGCTGGATCCCGGACTCCTTGATTGCCTTCTTCAACCGGCTGACCGCCGCCCCGGGGTTGTTGCTGGCGACCGCGCGGAACGACCAGTGCTCCTCGGCCTCCTCTTCCGCGTCGATCGTCAGGCGAAGCCGGGCGTGCAGAAGCGCGGGCTGGGTCGTGGAGACCGGGTCCACCGACCACTCTTTCTCCGAACCTCGCTCCAACGTCCACGCGGTCAGCCCGGCCGAAAGCAGGCCCGGCACCAGCCGGTCCTCCATCGTCGCGTTGAGCGGATCGGTCACATCGGCGCCCCGCCTCAGCTCTTCGAACCGGTTGTCGAAGGGCGTCAGGTCGGCCGTGATCGGTACGGACAGCTCGCCGGAAAGGAAACCCCGGTCCGGCGGGCTCTCGACCGCTGCTTCGGCGAAGGCGGCCAGGTCGTGGATCTCCCCATTCCGCAGGCAGAATTCGACGTGCTGGTCGATGCGGTTCAAGATCTGGCGCGGGGTGTACTGCTGTACATCGGCGAAGGCCGACTCCCCCACCGGCCAGGTTTCGTGGGGCGGGACGAAGCCGATCCGCGAGAATGTGTGGGCCAGTCGGGAGAAGACGAGCTGTCGCCCGGTCCGGCGGTCGGGGATGCGGGAAAGCGGCTGTGACGGGAAAAACCGGTCCTTGACCGTATCGGGGGCTTTGTCCCTGATGGTGTCCCAGGTATGCGGCAGACAGGCGACGATCGTGAGCGTACGACGGGTTTCCTCGCGCAACTGCATGAGGCCGTTCGCGATCTCGCCGATCATCACGTCGACAGCCCCTTGCTTCCGGGATTTCTCCAGGCCGGCCGTCTCCTTGTCCGACATGGCAACGAGCGTGTCGATCTGGTCGACCGCGATGACACTCGGTCCGGTGAGCGAGAGCAGCTTCGACACTTCGGACACCACCTGCTGCGGGGTCGGTGGACGGGCGCGGAAGCCCCACCGCGTCCGTTCCTCGACGGCAAGTTCGGCAGGCGAAGTCAGATAGTCGCGGCCGATGGTGTTGAGCCCGGGGTGTGCGCAACCGAATAGCGCGAGCGCCCGGAACGTGTCCTGGCACTCCATCATCACCCGTCGGTCGAACCGCCGCAACGCGATGATGAGCTCGTCGAGGTTCTTCGGCTCCAACCGCTCTTCTCCGAGAAGCGGGGCGATCAGCAGCGACGGCACGCCAGCCTTGGTGACCAGCCGGTTGAGGAAGGTGCCCAGCTGGCTCTGTCCCTCTTCGCCGTCTTGGATCAGTCCCTTCTGCAGCGAGTCGACGATGGTCGACCAGAAGTCGTCGCAGCTGCCGAGGTTGCTCAGGAAGAAATAGCCCCCGCGCGTCCGCAGTTGCTGCCGGATCC
This genomic interval carries:
- a CDS encoding ATP-binding protein; the encoded protein is MDSEQRDALKELHFETTLTQEDVWTDPPVHIGSLNADAQAMILKGVRDARDGNGRSPIGVVLRGRKGAGKTHLLGWIRQQLRTRGGYFFLSNLGSCDDFWSTIVDSLQKGLIQDGEEGQSQLGTFLNRLVTKAGVPSLLIAPLLGEERLEPKNLDELIIALRRFDRRVMMECQDTFRALALFGCAHPGLNTIGRDYLTSPAELAVEERTRWGFRARPPTPQQVVSEVSKLLSLTGPSVIAVDQIDTLVAMSDKETAGLEKSRKQGAVDVMIGEIANGLMQLREETRRTLTIVACLPHTWDTIRDKAPDTVKDRFFPSQPLSRIPDRRTGRQLVFSRLAHTFSRIGFVPPHETWPVGESAFADVQQYTPRQILNRIDQHVEFCLRNGEIHDLAAFAEAAVESPPDRGFLSGELSVPITADLTPFDNRFEELRRGADVTDPLNATMEDRLVPGLLSAGLTAWTLERGSEKEWSVDPVSTTQPALLHARLRLTIDAEEEAEEHWSFRAVASNNPGAAVSRLKKAIKESGIQLPHRKLVLVRNVPWSRGAATQEHLKQLSDAGGLSVPLTEPDLRVFSALRVMLEEKRPGLYDWLAARQPSAGTELFSTVLPETPRREHTAFDDVPAVQAAGLPEPAAEPDDGVPMVPVGRLVADQAVVGIPLESLRKHVMIFAGSGTGKTVLIRRLVEECALLGVSSIVLDPNNDLTRLGDAWPQVPESWHQGDAEKARRYLDDTEVIVWTPGKRTGRPLAFPPLPDFGEVRDDVDEFDFAIREGVSLLARSARVEGTTAKMIRSRAVLKESLRYYGKTGGRDLNAFISVLADLPDGVSTQDNAAVIAADLANTLRAAQVNDPSLEGTSDPVDPGELLAPSAGKKARVSVVNLDALSSLQERQIFVNRLQVELFAWIKRHPAGDRPLGGLLVMDEAQDLAPSAGKTPSTESSIRLASQARKYGLGLILATQAPKAVHNRVAGNATTQFFGRQNSPAHLEATREMARSKGRDLHDLGRLSSGEFYVTAENFSMQKVLTPLCLSHHPRSPLTPEEVLDRARL